From one Dermacentor variabilis isolate Ectoservices chromosome 3, ASM5094787v1, whole genome shotgun sequence genomic stretch:
- the LOC142573957 gene encoding uncharacterized protein LOC142573957 isoform X1 yields the protein MYVASDSDMNMPEMSVRTMQRLLNDIGFPFRKRKGNCALFDRNDVIARRRQYLRIIRELRSEKRPIYFLHETWVNAYCTKEEVGEVTTREGAFRQGLATSGLRAPCSKGGRLILLHAGSEDGFLDAACPVFRAAKVTADYHKEMDGPRFENCFTEQLLPNIKPHSVIVMDSTRYHSVHLEKVPTSSTRKGDIQSRLKEKNIPFSQDQLKV from the exons ATGTACGTGGCCAGTGACAGTGACATGAACATGCCCGAAATGAGCGTGCGAACGATGCAAAGGCTGCTTAATGATATCGGCTTTCCCTTTCGCAAGCGGAAGGGAAATTGTGCGCTCTTCGATAGAAACGACGTcatcgcgcggcggcggcagtacCTGCGTATCATCCGAGAACTTCGCAGTGAAAAACG accGATATACTTCCTTCACGAGACTTGGGTCAACGCCTACTGCACAAAGGAGGAAGTAGGGGAGGTCACCACACGGGAAGGTGCTTTTCGGCAAGGTTTGGCAACAAGCGGGCTTCGCGCACCATGCAGCAAAGGAGGCAGGCTGATTCTGTTGCACGCCGGTAGCGAGGATGGCTTCTTAGATGCTGCGTGCCCCGTTTTCCGAGCTGCGAAAGTAACTGCTGACTACCACAAAGAAATGGATGGGCCGCGCTTCGAGAATTGTTTCACTGAACAGCTTTTGCCAAACATCAAACCGCACAGTGTCATAGTAATGGACAGTACCCGTTACCATAGCGTTCATCTCGAGAAAGTTCCAACGTCGTCAACACGAAAGGGTGACATTCAGTCTCGGCTAAAGGAGAAGAACATCCCATTTTCCCAGGACCAATTAAAGGTATAG
- the LOC142573957 gene encoding uncharacterized protein LOC142573957 isoform X2, with the protein MASPGCSSSTPPTEESPPRVVSPPDLQPSEEFSNQNLPVQAKKLVPYVYAQTDILPSRDLGQRLLHKGGSRGGHHTGRCFSARFGNKRASRTMQQRRQADSVARR; encoded by the exons ATGGCGTCCCCCGGTTGCAGCTCCTCGACGCCGCCTACGGAGGAAAGTCCGCCTCGTGTCGTGAGTCCACCAGATTTGCAGCCTAGCGAGGAGTTCTCAAACCAAAACCTGCCAGTACAGGCCAAGAAACTGGTGCCCTACGTTTACGCGCAA accGATATACTTCCTTCACGAGACTTGGGTCAACGCCTACTGCACAAAGGAGGAAGTAGGGGAGGTCACCACACGGGAAGGTGCTTTTCGGCAAGGTTTGGCAACAAGCGGGCTTCGCGCACCATGCAGCAAAGGAGGCAGGCTGATTCTGTTGCACGCCGGTAG
- the LOC142575590 gene encoding uncharacterized protein LOC142575590, producing the protein MEETALKFGPEWIRALTQTNGVAAPAPSTAVTKYKLANYRYGREEMLAMFDQNVPMPDSLREFQQLAVENTQPPLALVTMTEEEQRVWARSVNSDAVLRLTVGKGAVPGAGPGRGARGGSVDRGRGRGRGSGYQRGIGEDESQFGAFIRPRPFERSHSLSERDQRWDERDKKPDRPFVGRTSYDGDTFRKENAPAGSGGGGSAAGTAASASRATNDNWRAASGGHAEDDDNWRSSGRAPTEKWKSWRNHSKGDGDADDVLPPAVANGPLKKDLGRHWLEEHGSGGSHSSEQLPEWIQDQGDTEKVGCFDAKGAFVDTKDSEEESWETDVLPARTPQPPDARALPKREQKRSQEPPPGVSRSSEPSVEKPKSPPAPVPVPSQPQKTERSPPRSPPKPIPPAPTLHAIAPVEMKAIVDDTAKVVSTSPKDDSFAHLAKAAENMMAEWTAEEEKKFVSQTVAGEHNLPEHLYRWLYKDPQGDIQGPFSSAEMMEWFQAGYFTMDLMVKRVCDAAFSKLGTLIKSWNVVPFVATQQPPPLKVPLGAELGVPSGMGLGGLPPHPGLPNLPPGQMNYALQQQYMQEVYRVAAMQQIQNSLKTNEAFANLSPVDQNRICLQYYMASHSLSRPAGFGDQTPLMNLLSSMGPPPVFGLPPSLMKEPQTEASWPPQPVTTASATPTPESRGTSVWDADSSIVSASLAMPAAPSRNIMETLWQQQQLASQSLLAEQMRAKEEEERRAQELQKQARLEEERRLLEERRLLEERRKEEEEQNRRQQEAEALRRKEEEERLKREEEELRKRLEEEEHQRKLEEQKRKVEEQKRKLEEQKRKIEEQKRKEEQRQLEEEMMRQQRIEKERRRALEAEKRKEEERKAEEARKAAEEKKRQEKAKQAAAAAAVVAQAAAVVAAHSAPPVKKSPSKVSVIDADEFMALKQPPKPQPKVEPPKPEKPQGPVWGGKASQPASSSALSLAEIQRVQEEKERNLAAERLQQQRKQLQAMQQAVLLQQQQQQQQQHKATLTWASRAQAPSSGSVKSLSEIQQEEAERVDKMKKAQQQQRQQQQVMRQQESSILQLAGAWGSTTNNLLKSFNNSFQYLDLLPDEDPSRGFWDEAATTAPTAAKPAPRQAAKPGSSFPSLGGGTSSSSSTGRSSKGQQSKRAEEQVMKLFEEHAKAAPTDELTAWCVQRLGGIQSYLDIPTVVAILKDVESPAEVQEYVHNFFGNSQDTTDFVRQFLQKREQYQKTGSALKSDEAFTVPIVSSTSSAMGTAAAATAVSSDGFTAARSKKKKKKMQKVDSSLLGFTVQADPTRLNAGEIDRVEGL; encoded by the coding sequence ATGGAAGAAACGGCACTGAAGTTTGGTCCCGAGTGGATCCGCGCACTTACGCAAACGAACGGGGTGGCTGCTCCGGCCCCGTCGACCGCAGTAACAAAGTACAAGCTTGCAAACTACCGATACGGCAGGGAAGAGATGCTGGCAATGTTTGATCAAAACGTGCCCATGCCGGATTCGCTTCGGGAATTCCAGCAGCTGGCCGTGGAGAACACGCAGCCGCCTCTGGCTCTGGTCACCATGACGGAGGAAGAGCAGCGCGTCTGGGCGCGATCCGTGAACAGTGACGCAGTGCTTCGGCTAACAGTGGGCAAAGGCGCAGTGCCCGGTGCGGGTCCCGGTCGAGGCGCCCGAGGAGGGTCCGTCGACCGGGGTCGCGGCCGAGGTCGTGGCAGCGGCTACCAGAGAGGTATCGGCGAGGACGAAAGCCAGTTCGGCGCCTTCATCCGCCCGAGGCCCTTCGAGCGCAGCCACAGCCTCAGCGAGCGAGACCAGCGCTGGGACGAGCGAGACAAGAAGCCCGACCGGCCGTTCGTGGGCCGCACCAGCTACGACGGGGACACGTTCAGGAAAGAAAATGCGCCAGCCGGCAGTGGAGGCGGCGGCTCTGCTGCGGGCACGGCGGCAAGCGCCAGCAGGGCGACCAACGACAACTGGCGCGCCGCTTCGGGCGGCCACGCCGAGGACGACGACAACTGGCGCAGTAGCGGCCGGGCCCCGACCGAGAAGTGGAAGTCGTGGCGAAACCACAGCAAGggtgacggcgacgccgacgacgtgCTGCCGCCCGCAGTCGCCAACGGGCCCCTTAAGAAGGATCTCGGTCGCCATTGGCTCGAGGAacacggcagcggcggcagccacTCCTCCGAACAGTTGCCGGAGTGGATTCAGGACCAGGGAGACACAGAGAAGGTGGGCTGCTTCGACGCGAAAGGTGCTTTTGTTGACACCAAAGACAGCGAGGAAGAATCGTGGGAGACCGATGTACTGCCCGCTCGAACGCCACAGCCGCCGGATGCGCGGGCGCTTCCCAAACGCGAACAGAAGCGATCCCAAGAACCGCCCCCCGGCGTCAGTCGTTCGAGTGAGCCTTCAGTGGAGAAGCCTAAATCGCCGCCTGCTCCCGTGCCTGTGCCGTCACAGCCCCAAAAAACTGAAAGGTCGCCACCTAGAAGCCCCCCGAAACCAATCCCTCCCGCTCCAACGTTGCACGCGATTGCGCCGGTGGAAATGAAAGCCATTGTGGACGACACGGCGAAGGTAGTTTCCACGTCACCAAAAGATGACAGTTTTGCACACCTTGCAAAAGCAGCAGAAAACATGATGGCAGAATGGACCgcagaagaagagaaaaagtTTGTCTCACAGACGGTAGCTGGGGAACACAACCTGCCAGAACATTTGTACAGGTGGTTATATAAAGACCCTCAAGGTGACATTCAAGGGCCATTTTCATCTGCAGAAATGATGGAATGGTTCCAGGCTGGGTATTTCACCATGGACTTGATGGTCAAGAGGGTATGTGATGCAGCTTTTTCAAAGCTTGGAACACTGATCAAAAGCTGGAATGTTGTACCTTTTGTTGCCACCCAGCAACCACCACCACTCAAAGTTCCACTTGGTGCTGAACTTGGTGTGCCTTCTGGCATGGGCCTTGGAGGTCTCCCCCCCCACCCAGGGCTGCCCAACTTGCCTCCAGGTCAAATGAATTATGCACTACAGCAACAGTACATGCAGGAGGTTTACAGAGTAGCCGCCATGCAGCAGATACAAAACAGTCTGAAGACAAACGAGGCATTTGCCAACCTTTCTCCGGTGGACCAGAACAGAATCTGCTTGCAGTACTACATGGCCAGCCACTCGTTGTCTCGGCCTGCTGGCTTTGGTGACCAGACACCTCTCATGAACTTGCTGAGCTCTATGGGACCACCTCCGGTGTTTGGGCTGCCTCCGTCACTCATGAAAGAGCCCCAGACTGAAGCAAGCTGGCCGCCTCAGCCAGTAACTACAGCTTCTGCAACTCCCACACCAGAGTCGAGGGGAACGAGTGTTTGGGACGCGGACTCGAGCATAGTATCAGCATCCCTGGCCATGCCAGCAGCGCCCAGCAGGAACATCATGGAGACTCtgtggcaacagcagcagctggcCTCACAAAGCCTTCTGGCTGAGCAGATGAGGGCCAAAGAGGAAGAGGAGCGGCGAGCCCAGGAGTTGCAGAAGCAGGCACGGCTGGAGGAAGAGCGGCGTTTGCTGGAGGAACGGCGACTCTTGGAGGAGCGCCGCAAGGAAGAAGAGGAACAGAACAGGCGGCAGCAGGAGGCGGAGGCACTGAGACGGAAGGAGGAAGAGGAAAGGCTAAAGAGGGAGGAGGAAGAACTTCGCAAAAGGCTAGAGGAGGAGGAACATCAGAGAAAGCTTGAAGAGCAGAAGAGAAAGGTTGAGGAGCAGAAGCGAAAGCTTGAGGAACAGAAGAGAAAGATCGAGGAGCAGAAGAGGAAAGAAGAACAGCGCCAACTGGAGGAAGAAATGATGCGGCAACAGCGgatagagaaagagaggaggAGAGCGCTAGAAGCAGAAAAGCGGAAGGAGGAAGAGAGGAAAGCTGAGGAGGCTAGAAAAGCGGCAGAGGAGAAAAAGCGGCAAGAAAAGGCCAAgcaagctgcagcagcagctgctgtcgTTGCTCAAGCAGCAGCCGTGGTTGCAGCCCACTCCGCACCACCTGTGAAAAAGAGCCCCAGCAAGGTGTCAGTGATAGATGCTGATGAGTTCATGGCCCTCAAACAGCCTCCCAAGCCGCAGCCAAAGGTGGAGCCACCCAAGCCAGAAAAGCCACAAGGTCCTGTGTGGGGCGGAAAGGCGAGCCAACCAGCATCATCGTCTGCTCTTTCGCTTGCTGAGATTCAGCGGGTGCAGGAGGAGAAAGAGAGGAACTTGGCAGCCGAGCGGCTTCAGCAGCAACGCAAGCAGCTGCAAGCTATGCAGCAGGCCGTGCtgctgcaacagcagcagcaacagcagcagcagcacaaagCAACGCTCACATGGGCGTCTCGGGCGCAGGCCCCTTCGTCAGGGTCTGTGAAGTCCTTGTCCGAGATTCAGCAAGAGGAGGCTGAGCGGGTGGACAAAATGAAGAaagcccagcagcagcagcggcagcagcagcaggtaaTGCGGCAACAGGAAAGCAGCATCCTGCAACTTGCAGGTGCTTGGGGAAGCACCACCAACAACCTGTTGAAATCATTCAACAACAGCTTTCAGTATCTCGACCTCCTTCCTGACGAAGACCCTTCGAGAGGCTTCTGGGACGAGGCTGCTACTACTGCACCAACTGCAGCAAAGCCAGCGCCAAGGCAGGCGGCAAAGCCCGGGTCCAGCTTTCCGTCACTCGGAGGAGGCACTTCGTCGTCATCGTCCACAGGGCGAAGCTCCAAGGGCCAGCAGAGCAAGAGAGCTGAAGAGCAGGTGATGAAGCTGTTCGAGGAGCATGCTAAAGCAGCGCCAACAGACGAGCTGACGGCGTGGTGCGTGCAGAGGCTTGGCGGCATCCAGTCGTATTTGGACATTCCCACTGTGGTGGCCATACTCAAGGACGTTGAGTCTCCGGCCGAGGTTCAGGAGTATGTGCACAACTTCTTCGGCAACAGCCAGGACACGACGGACTTTGTGCGCCAGTTCCTCCAGAAACGGGAGCAGTACCAGAAGACTGGCTCTGCGCTCAAGTCCGACGAAGCGTTCACTGTGCCAATTGTGAGCTCAACTTCTAGTGCGATGGGGACTGCAGCAGCCGCCACTGCCGTCTCAAGTGACGGGTTCACAGCTGCACGctccaagaagaagaagaagaagatgcaGAAGGTGGACAGCTCTCTGCTGGGTTTCACAGTGCAAGCCGACCCCACGCGGCTCAACGCAGGTGAAATCGATCGTGTTGAAGGATTGTAA